DNA sequence from the Amycolatopsis sp. Hca4 genome:
CCGGCGCGCCGCCCGCGCGTCGGGGCTGCCGCACAACGAAGCCCGCGCGGTCTTCCGCGAGCACGCCGTCGCGCTCGTCGCCGAGCGGGCCGTGGCGAAGATCGGCGAAGGCTGGCTGAGCCCGGCGGACCGCTTGCTGTGGGCGGACCTCCGGGCCGAGGTGCTCGACGAACTGGCGAGCCACGAAGAGCTCGCCACGACCCTCGACGGCCTGTGGCCGTCCCTGACGCCGGAGGTGCTGCTGGCGACGTTGTACGCGTCTCCTCGCCGGCTCGAGGCCGCCGGGGCCGATCCGGCCCTGTTCCGCGCGGACGGCCCGGCCTGGACCGTGCCGGACGTGCCGTTGCTCGACGAGCTGGTCGACCTGCTCGGCCGGGACGACAGCGCCGACCGCGCCGCGGCGCGCCGCCGGGTGGCCGCGGAAGCCGAGTACGCCTCCGGCGTGATGGACCTGATGAAGCTGGACCAGGAGGAACTGGACGAGGACGTCCAGCTGGTGGCCGAGGACCTGCTGGACGCCGGTGAGCTGGCGGAACGGTTCACCGAGCGCGATCCGCGTGCCCTCGCCGAGCGGGCCGCCGCCGACCGCGACTGGACGTACGGGCACGTCGTCGTCGACGAGGCGCAGGAACTGTCCGAAATGGACTGGCGGGTGCTGATGCGGCGGTGCCCGAGCCGGTCGTTCACCGTCGTCGGCGACCTCGCCCAGCGCCGTTCGGCGGCCGGGGCGACGGCGTGGGGGCCGGTGTTCGAGCCCTACGTCGGCGACCGCTGGCTGTACCGCGAGCTGACCGTGAACTACCGGACCCCGGCGGAGATCATGACCGTCGCCGGCGCGGTGCTCAAGTCGTTCGCGCCGGACGTGCGGCCGCCGGAATCCGTGCGGGCGTGCGGGATCCGGCCGTGGTCCAGACGAGTGGCGGCCGACGAGCTGGCCGGCGCCGTCGGCGACTTCGTCCGCGACGAGGCAGGCCGGGACGGGACCAGCGTGGTGATCGGCCCGCCGGGGGTGCCGGGAACGATCCCGGCCGCGGCGGCCAAAGGACTGGAGTTCGACGCCGTGCTCGTGATCGAGCCGGAGCGGATCCTGGCCGCGGGCCCGCGTGGCGCGGCGGAGCTCTACGTCGCGCTCACGCGCGCCACGCAGCGCCTCGGGGTGCTGCACCGGGATCCGCTCCCGGCGGCGCTGACCGGCCTCGCCGAGGCCGGGGTGCCCGCGAGGTCCGGGCACCGGCGTTTCCTGTAGGCGAACCGGGGGTGGCGGGCGGGACGGCCCGTCATCCCCGCACCGCTAAGCCGTGAGCCGGCCCCAGGAGTAGTTCTGCTTGGCCAGCTTGAGGTACACGAACAGCTCGGTCCCGGACACGCCCGGGATCTTGCGCACCTCTTCGCCGAGCACCTCGAGCATGTGGTCGTCGTCGCGGCAGACCAGCTCGGCGAGCAGGTCGTAGCGCCCGGCGCACAGCACGACGTAGTGCACGTTCGGCAGCTCGGACAGCTTGTCGGCGACGTCGCGGGGATCGACGCCGTCGACGCTGATGCCGACCATGGCCTGGCGCGTCAGGTCCACGTTGGCGGGGTCGGTCACCGCGACGATCTGCATCAGGTCGTCGCGCAGCAGCCGCTGCACGCGCTGGCGGACTGCCCCCTCGGAAAGCCCGACCGCCTTGGCGAGCGCGGTGAACGAGGCCCGGCCGTCCTTCTGGAGCAGGTCGATCAGCGATCTGTCCGTGTTGTCCAGCGCGCGCGCACGTGTTTCGTCACCCATGCCGTCCCTCCCTGTGTTTCGGCATGTGATTTGTCAAGTGCGCAGCGTATCGAGACCAGCCGAGAAAGCGAGCCCTCCGCGCGAGCTTCGCGCGATTCGACGTGCACGCCACGCTCAGCCGAGGATTCGGTGGTCAGGACGGGAATCCACGAGGCTTTCCGAGGCGCTTTTGTGTGCCCGCGCACAGCGGGACGCGCCGGCCGGGCGCCGCCGGGTACCGTCTGGCGGCTCTCTCGTCCCCAGCAACCCCAGGAGGACCAACGCATGTCGGAGGCCGTGGCGCTCGGCGTCGTCCCCGCCGTACCCGCGAAGGGGCTGCGCGGCGGCGCGCTGGGCATGGTGTCGTCGATGGTCATCGGGATGTCGTCGACCGCGCCGGCCTACTCCATCGCGGCCACCCTCGGGCTGATCGTGCTGGCCGGCACCGGGTTCCAGGCGGCCGCGTTCGTGCTGCTCTCGTTCGTGCCGGTGCTGTTCGTGGCCTTCGCCTTCCGCGAGCTGAACACCGCGGAACCCGACTGCGGCACCAACTTCACCTGGGCGGCCCGCGCGTTCGGCCCGCACGCCGGCTGGTTCACCGGCTGGGTCGTCACGGCCGCGCAGCTGCTGGTGATGAGCAGCCAGTCCGCGCTGACCGGGCGCTACACGCTGCTGCTGTTCGGTGCCTCGGACGCGGCGGGCAACCGCTGGGTGACGACGGCGATCGGGGCCGCCTGGCTGCTGGTCCTCTGCTGGCTCTGCTACCGCGGGATCGAAGTGTCCGCCCGGGTGCAGTGGCTCCTGCTCGGCGTCGAGCTGGCCGTCCTGGTGATCTTCTCGGTGGTGGCCCTGGTCCGCGTCTTCGACGGCACGGCCGGGCCGCAGGCGTCGCTGCCGCGCCTGGACTGGCTGTGGCCGGGCGGGGTCTCCGCGGGCGCCGCGGTTTCGGCGGTGCTGCTGGCCGTGTTCATCTACTGGGGCTGGGAAAGCTCGCTGTCGGTCAACGAGGAGTCGGCTGATCCGCGGCACGCGCCGGGCCGCGCCGCCGTGCTGTCGACAGTGCTGCTGGTGCTGAACTACCTGCTCGTGACGGTTGCCGCGCTGGCCTTCGCCGGCGTCGGCAGCGAAGGGATCGGACTGGCGAACGAGGCGAACTCCGAGGACGTGCTGGCCGGCCTGGGCGGCGCGGTGTTCGGCGACGGGACGACCGGCAAGGTCCTCGGCGTGCTGCTGATCGTCTCGGTGCTGACCAGCGGCGCGGCGACCAGCCAGGCGACGATCATGCCTGCCGCGCGCACGACGTTGTCGATGGCCAGCCACGGTGCCCTGCCGCGCGTCTTCGGCCGCGTGCACCCGCGGTACCGGACGCCGACCGTGGCGACCTGGGCGTTCGGGCTCGTCTCGCTGGCCGTGTACGTGCTCCTGGCGCTGATCAGCGACAACGTGCTGTCCGACTCGGTCGACGCGGTCGGGCTGACCATCGCCATCGAGTACACGATGACCGCGCTGGCCTGTGTCTGGGTGTTCCGCCGGACGCTCTTCACGAGCGTGCGCCACTTCGTGCTGCGTGGGCTGCTGCCGTTCACCGGCGGCGTGTTCTTCCTGGCCGTGCTGGTGTTCGCGCTGATCGAGTACGCGCGGCCGGACGCCGGCGAGACGACGGTGTTCGGCATCGGCGGCGTCGCGGTGATCGGCGTGGTGTCGATCGTGCTCGGGGTGCCGCTGATGTTCGCCGTCCACCGCGCCTGCCGGGAGTTCTTCGCCGGCCGCCGCCTGCCGCGCGGGTCCGTCCCGCGCGGCGGCGACACGATCAGCCCAGATCACGCCGGCTGAGGTCCTCCTCGGTCTCGCGGCGGACCAGCAGCGTCGCGACGCCGTCCCGGACGCCGACCAGCGGCGGGCGGCCGACCTGGTTGTAGTTCGAGGCCAGCGAGTGGTGGTAGGCGCCGGTGCACGGCACGGCCAGGAGGTCGCCCGCGTGCAGGTCGGCGGGGAGGCTGATGCCCTCGGCGAGGACGTCACCGGCTTCGCAGTGCCTGCCGACCACGGTCATCGGGACGCGGTTCGCCTTCGACCGCCGTCCCACCAGGCGCGTGGTGTAGCGGGCGCCGTAGAGGGACGGCCGCGCGTTGTCGCTCATGCCGCCGTCGACCGCGACGAACGTGCGGCTGCCGCGCTTGACCGCGCACACGCGGTAGACGGTGATCCCGGCCGGGCCGACGATGGCCCGGCCCGGCTCGATCGTCAGGCGGGGCAGGGGGAAGCCGTGCGCCGCGCATTCGTAGGCCAGCGCGACGCGCAGGCGCCGCGAATAGCCGCCGAGGTCGAAGGCGGGCTCGCCGCCGACGTACGGGACGGCGTGGCCGCCGCCGAGGTCGAGTTCCCGCAGGGTGACGCCGTGGGTCTCCCGGATTCGGACGAGCACCTCGGCCATCCGGCGCGCGGCGGCTTCGTACCGGTCGACCCGGGTCACCTGCGAGCCGATGTGGCAGTGCAGCCCCTGGAGCCGCAACCCGGGTTGCCGCTTCACGGCCTCGAC
Encoded proteins:
- the lysA gene encoding diaminopimelate decarboxylase, coding for MTLSELLPSLGCEAADHLEPGVWPRSTRLGEDGELLFAGAPVSHLAARFGTPSYLIDEQQVRDTAREYREALPDAEVAYASKALCTRAVLRWVAEAGLSLDTCSAGEIAVARSVGFPAERMLLHGNAKTPEDLKAALGYGVRRIVVDSLDEIEQLGALAHGAQQVMIRVTPGVAAGAHAAISTGAEGQKFGFSLLDGVPDNVDAAVEAVKRQPGLRLQGLHCHIGSQVTRVDRYEAAARRMAEVLVRIRETHGVTLRELDLGGGHAVPYVGGEPAFDLGGYSRRLRVALAYECAAHGFPLPRLTIEPGRAIVGPAGITVYRVCAVKRGSRTFVAVDGGMSDNARPSLYGARYTTRLVGRRSKANRVPMTVVGRHCEAGDVLAEGISLPADLHAGDLLAVPCTGAYHHSLASNYNQVGRPPLVGVRDGVATLLVRRETEEDLSRRDLG
- the helR gene encoding RNA polymerase recycling motor ATPase HelR gives rise to the protein MSNQGYDEELREERAYVAALYERLDRERAAAQARYRGALGQTGVSPGERENDVRFRSREAVRLDVADNGLCFGRLDAVSGETSYIGRIGLFDAENDYEPFLLDWRAPAARPFYVATAATPENMRRRRQFHTMGRRVLDFTDEVLGRPGDDERGDAALLAAVNAPRGEGMRDIVATIQAEQDEIIRLDHAGVLVVEGGPGTGKTAVALHRVAYLLYTRRERMSRSGVLVVGPSPLFLDHIGRVLPSLGESDVVFLTTGDLVPGLRVTAEDRPEVARLKGSLKILDVLAAAVADRQQVPGEPVPIDLGDVTVELDAELATEARRAARASGLPHNEARAVFREHAVALVAERAVAKIGEGWLSPADRLLWADLRAEVLDELASHEELATTLDGLWPSLTPEVLLATLYASPRRLEAAGADPALFRADGPAWTVPDVPLLDELVDLLGRDDSADRAAARRRVAAEAEYASGVMDLMKLDQEELDEDVQLVAEDLLDAGELAERFTERDPRALAERAAADRDWTYGHVVVDEAQELSEMDWRVLMRRCPSRSFTVVGDLAQRRSAAGATAWGPVFEPYVGDRWLYRELTVNYRTPAEIMTVAGAVLKSFAPDVRPPESVRACGIRPWSRRVAADELAGAVGDFVRDEAGRDGTSVVIGPPGVPGTIPAAAAKGLEFDAVLVIEPERILAAGPRGAAELYVALTRATQRLGVLHRDPLPAALTGLAEAGVPARSGHRRFL
- a CDS encoding Lrp/AsnC family transcriptional regulator, whose product is MGDETRARALDNTDRSLIDLLQKDGRASFTALAKAVGLSEGAVRQRVQRLLRDDLMQIVAVTDPANVDLTRQAMVGISVDGVDPRDVADKLSELPNVHYVVLCAGRYDLLAELVCRDDDHMLEVLGEEVRKIPGVSGTELFVYLKLAKQNYSWGRLTA
- a CDS encoding APC family permease, which produces MSEAVALGVVPAVPAKGLRGGALGMVSSMVIGMSSTAPAYSIAATLGLIVLAGTGFQAAAFVLLSFVPVLFVAFAFRELNTAEPDCGTNFTWAARAFGPHAGWFTGWVVTAAQLLVMSSQSALTGRYTLLLFGASDAAGNRWVTTAIGAAWLLVLCWLCYRGIEVSARVQWLLLGVELAVLVIFSVVALVRVFDGTAGPQASLPRLDWLWPGGVSAGAAVSAVLLAVFIYWGWESSLSVNEESADPRHAPGRAAVLSTVLLVLNYLLVTVAALAFAGVGSEGIGLANEANSEDVLAGLGGAVFGDGTTGKVLGVLLIVSVLTSGAATSQATIMPAARTTLSMASHGALPRVFGRVHPRYRTPTVATWAFGLVSLAVYVLLALISDNVLSDSVDAVGLTIAIEYTMTALACVWVFRRTLFTSVRHFVLRGLLPFTGGVFFLAVLVFALIEYARPDAGETTVFGIGGVAVIGVVSIVLGVPLMFAVHRACREFFAGRRLPRGSVPRGGDTISPDHAG